One Tunturibacter gelidoferens genomic region harbors:
- a CDS encoding ABC transporter permease gives MSSLSQDLRFSLRQIRRSPGFMVTAVLTLALGVGANTAIFSLLDQALLRSLPVRAPEQLVVLSGTGKAWAGHSSDHGAGVEQSFSYPMYSDLRDKGTSVFDGLIATAPTGVGVTRNKVSELVDGEVVSGNYFSVLGVKAAQGRLLTASDDTVPGGNPVAVLSYHYWQTHMGSDVHAVGETISINGAPFEITGVAAPGFQSAVWGQVPDVFVPMSMLDVVIPGKGKRLQDHTDRWMNIVGRLKPGDTAQHAQVALAPLWHALRAEELKALGTKSQRFVDEYLTRSQLLVAPGARGLSYSRESLAKPLYAVMGMAFLVLLIAAVNVASLLLVRSAARVREFSLRYALGANARRVVQQLLLEGVLIGIAGGVAGLLIAPLCLRVLVQRLSTDGPTAFSTTLDGRLLIFNFAIAVAVSILFSLAPAVQLLRPDIVNSLKQQTTTASGRTLSFRGLIVSLQVGLSVLLLVGSGLFVRTMQNLRHVDTGINTSHLITFHINPLLSGYAKEKVPALHQQILESMTALPGVQAVGATNDAELAETGHTGDVTIEGYTAPPDQDFPIEIPYVSANFFHTMQEPVLAGRSFSEDDDATHPMVGIVNESFAKHYFTNPAAAVGKRVVGGDSKKGEYMTIVGVTRDAKHANLRDAALPTLYSPLKQSKFAEQLYIYVRTATPTEQSFAMVRQAMKQIDPGLAVDELRTMEEQIDTTLGNERMIELLAISFGLLATMLAAVGLYGVLAYSMAQRTREIGIRIALGSSRLGVSRLVLVDVLRLAGIGVMVAIPCSVLLGRLLRSQLFGVSSADPLTLAGVILLIAVVAVLAAIVPARRASSVDPTIALRAE, from the coding sequence ATGAGCTCACTATCGCAAGACCTTCGTTTTTCGCTTCGCCAGATCCGCCGGTCGCCGGGGTTTATGGTGACTGCTGTGCTGACACTCGCGCTGGGCGTGGGTGCGAACACAGCTATCTTCTCGTTGCTGGACCAGGCGTTGCTGCGCTCGCTGCCGGTGCGTGCGCCGGAGCAGCTGGTGGTTTTGAGCGGCACAGGCAAGGCGTGGGCAGGTCACTCGAGCGATCATGGCGCGGGGGTGGAGCAATCGTTTTCGTATCCGATGTACAGTGATCTGCGCGACAAGGGAACATCCGTGTTCGATGGGCTGATTGCAACCGCGCCGACTGGAGTAGGGGTCACGCGAAACAAGGTCTCGGAGCTGGTGGATGGCGAGGTTGTCAGCGGGAACTACTTCAGCGTACTTGGGGTGAAGGCGGCGCAAGGGCGGTTGCTGACGGCGAGCGACGATACGGTGCCCGGAGGCAATCCAGTTGCGGTGCTGAGCTACCACTACTGGCAGACACACATGGGATCGGACGTGCACGCCGTCGGAGAGACGATTTCAATCAACGGAGCGCCGTTTGAGATTACTGGTGTAGCGGCTCCCGGATTTCAGAGCGCTGTTTGGGGGCAGGTTCCAGATGTGTTCGTGCCGATGTCGATGCTGGATGTGGTGATTCCGGGCAAGGGCAAGAGACTGCAGGACCACACGGACCGATGGATGAATATCGTTGGGCGTTTGAAGCCGGGAGATACGGCGCAGCACGCGCAGGTCGCACTGGCGCCGTTGTGGCATGCGCTGCGCGCGGAGGAGTTGAAGGCGCTTGGGACGAAGTCGCAGCGGTTTGTCGATGAGTATCTGACCCGGAGCCAGCTGCTGGTTGCCCCCGGCGCGCGAGGGTTGTCGTATAGCCGGGAGTCGCTCGCAAAGCCGTTGTACGCGGTGATGGGGATGGCGTTTCTTGTGCTGCTGATCGCTGCGGTGAATGTGGCGAGCTTGCTGCTGGTGCGTTCGGCAGCACGAGTGCGGGAGTTCTCGCTGCGTTACGCGCTGGGCGCGAATGCGCGGCGTGTTGTGCAGCAACTCTTACTGGAAGGCGTCCTGATTGGTATTGCTGGAGGCGTGGCTGGGTTGCTGATCGCGCCTCTGTGCCTGCGTGTGCTGGTGCAGCGGCTAAGCACGGATGGACCGACTGCGTTTTCTACAACGCTGGATGGCCGGCTGCTGATCTTCAACTTCGCGATCGCTGTGGCTGTCAGTATTCTGTTCAGCCTCGCGCCTGCGGTGCAGTTGTTGAGGCCCGATATCGTGAACTCGCTGAAGCAGCAGACGACGACGGCGTCGGGGAGGACGCTGAGTTTTCGAGGTCTGATTGTTTCACTGCAGGTGGGGCTGAGCGTGTTGCTGCTGGTGGGCTCCGGGTTGTTTGTCCGCACGATGCAGAACCTGCGGCACGTCGACACGGGGATCAATACATCGCACCTGATTACGTTTCACATCAACCCTCTGCTGTCCGGGTATGCGAAGGAGAAGGTCCCGGCGTTGCACCAACAGATTCTGGAGAGCATGACGGCGCTGCCTGGAGTGCAGGCTGTGGGCGCTACCAACGATGCGGAGCTAGCAGAAACAGGGCATACCGGAGACGTGACGATAGAGGGTTACACCGCTCCTCCGGATCAGGACTTCCCGATTGAGATCCCTTACGTGAGCGCAAACTTCTTTCACACGATGCAGGAGCCGGTGCTGGCCGGACGCAGCTTCAGCGAGGACGATGATGCGACGCATCCGATGGTTGGGATTGTGAACGAGAGCTTCGCGAAGCACTACTTCACCAACCCTGCTGCTGCAGTGGGGAAGCGCGTTGTGGGTGGCGACAGCAAAAAGGGAGAATACATGACGATCGTCGGGGTTACGCGAGACGCGAAGCACGCTAATCTTCGCGACGCGGCCTTGCCGACACTGTACTCTCCGCTGAAACAGTCAAAGTTCGCGGAACAGCTCTATATCTATGTTCGGACTGCTACGCCTACGGAACAAAGCTTCGCGATGGTTCGGCAGGCGATGAAACAGATTGATCCAGGCCTCGCAGTGGATGAGCTGCGCACGATGGAGGAGCAGATTGATACGACGCTGGGGAATGAACGGATGATCGAGCTGTTGGCGATCTCGTTTGGCCTGCTGGCGACGATGCTCGCGGCGGTTGGGCTGTACGGGGTGCTGGCATACTCGATGGCGCAGCGTACGCGGGAGATTGGGATACGCATAGCGCTGGGGTCTTCGCGGCTCGGGGTGTCCCGACTGGTGTTAGTGGATGTGTTGCGGCTGGCCGGAATTGGAGTGATGGTGGCGATACCCTGTTCGGTATTGCTGGGCAGACTTTTGCGGAGTCAGCTGTTTGGAGTTTCGTCGGCAGATCCGCTTACTCTGGCCGGTGTGATTTTGTTGATCGCCGTGGTCGCTGTCCTTGCGGCGATTGTGCCTGCGCGACGTGCGTCTTCGGTTGACCCAACGATAGCGCTGCGTGCGGAGTAG
- a CDS encoding pseudouridine synthase produces the protein MTKSTSAPKPDANEEPKGDRLQKILAQAGIASRRKAEEIILEGRVQVNGVIVNTLGTRHDALKDHIRVDGKLLHGPEQQRYYMLNKPRGYVTTLDDPEKRPTVMQLMAKQKSGPHGDNVRLYPVGRLDYLSEGLILMTNDGNLANALSKAAAGVEKTYLVKISGTPPASGLDQIRRGIMIDRGRLDEVRSGRRDRIITSPAKVELVRGGDNPWYELTLIEGRNRQIRKMFEEIGHHVEKIRRIGYGALRLDVPPGEFRELTLGEVTALDRAAKGKKVVPKKKTPEFAQLKSPAKKRFSKPRRQPTGTKSASRPRRPN, from the coding sequence ATGACGAAGTCCACCTCCGCCCCAAAACCCGACGCCAACGAAGAACCCAAAGGCGACCGCCTCCAGAAGATCCTTGCGCAGGCAGGTATCGCCAGCCGCCGCAAAGCCGAGGAGATCATCCTCGAAGGTCGCGTGCAGGTCAACGGCGTTATCGTCAACACCCTCGGCACCCGCCACGACGCACTCAAAGATCACATCCGCGTAGACGGCAAGCTCCTTCACGGCCCCGAGCAGCAACGCTACTACATGCTCAACAAGCCGCGCGGCTACGTCACCACGCTCGACGATCCCGAGAAGCGACCCACCGTCATGCAACTTATGGCGAAACAAAAGTCCGGCCCACATGGCGACAACGTTCGCCTCTACCCCGTAGGCCGCCTCGACTATCTCAGCGAAGGCCTCATCCTGATGACCAACGATGGCAACCTCGCCAACGCGCTCTCGAAGGCCGCAGCTGGAGTGGAAAAAACCTACCTCGTCAAGATCAGCGGAACCCCGCCTGCCTCAGGTCTCGACCAGATCCGCCGCGGCATCATGATCGACCGTGGTCGTCTCGACGAGGTCCGCAGCGGCCGTCGCGACCGCATCATCACCTCCCCCGCCAAAGTCGAACTCGTTCGTGGCGGCGACAACCCCTGGTACGAGCTCACCCTCATCGAAGGCCGCAATCGCCAGATCAGAAAGATGTTCGAAGAGATCGGCCACCACGTCGAAAAGATCCGCCGCATCGGTTACGGTGCACTTCGTCTCGACGTCCCGCCAGGCGAGTTCCGAGAGCTTACTCTCGGCGAAGTGACGGCACTCGACCGCGCAGCGAAGGGCAAAAAAGTCGTCCCCAAAAAGAAGACGCCCGAGTTCGCGCAGCTTAAATCTCCTGCAAAGAAAAGGTTCTCGAAGCCCCGCCGGCAACCCACCGGCACCAAGTCAGCAAGTCGTCCACGCCGTCCAAATTAG
- a CDS encoding DEAD/DEAH box helicase, whose product MNSATLEQNEQIAPNQQHSTPEANAAVANPAGLPLVEDVRFTDFNISDSLKNRLTSAGFTMPTPVQAKAIPPALEGNDILATASTGTGKTLSFLIPMIQRMDANSVPSTKGKRGPIRALILLPTRELAMQVLEAYWKLVPGSKNDAVLVCGGLSENNQLDQLDRGPRLVVATPGRLEDFLRRREININAVEMLVLDEVDRMLDMGFLPAIRRIVGALPKTRQTMCYSATLDANIREIVRDYVNKPVRIEIGQTSKPSDRVELRVYTVMQDQKLGLLDQMLKQEEGTFLVFSRTKHGADRISKKLEKLGHDADVIHGDRSQSQRTAALKGFANGRHRVLVATDVAARGIDVQDIAHVVNYDLPNASDDFVHRIGRTGRAGKKGVATTFVMPQERHDARKLERELKIKFEWREADKNLEKEVRNAPLDTTAQGQDLMQLETRSWKGNDPVTPMTTPNANYGGNKSGFRSRNGGGGFSGGRSSGGRGPGGRPSSNSRPGSSRSGPARRGQ is encoded by the coding sequence TTGAATTCCGCAACTCTAGAACAGAACGAACAGATCGCTCCAAACCAGCAGCACTCCACCCCCGAAGCCAACGCAGCCGTCGCGAATCCCGCAGGCCTCCCTCTCGTTGAGGACGTTCGCTTCACAGACTTCAACATCTCGGACTCCCTCAAGAACCGCCTCACCAGCGCCGGCTTCACCATGCCGACCCCGGTTCAGGCCAAGGCCATTCCGCCCGCGCTCGAAGGCAACGACATCCTCGCCACCGCCTCCACCGGCACCGGCAAGACCCTCAGCTTTCTCATCCCGATGATCCAGCGCATGGACGCGAACTCCGTCCCCAGCACCAAGGGCAAGCGCGGTCCCATCCGTGCGCTCATCCTGCTGCCGACGCGCGAGCTCGCCATGCAGGTCCTCGAGGCCTACTGGAAGCTCGTTCCTGGCTCGAAGAACGACGCAGTGCTCGTCTGCGGCGGCCTCTCTGAGAACAACCAGCTCGATCAGCTCGACCGTGGTCCCCGTCTCGTCGTCGCCACTCCTGGCCGCCTCGAAGACTTCCTTCGCCGCCGTGAGATCAACATCAACGCCGTTGAGATGCTTGTCCTCGACGAAGTCGATCGCATGCTCGACATGGGCTTCCTTCCCGCCATCCGCCGCATCGTCGGCGCGCTGCCAAAGACTCGCCAGACCATGTGCTACTCCGCGACCCTCGACGCGAACATCCGCGAGATCGTTCGCGACTACGTCAACAAGCCAGTCCGCATCGAGATCGGCCAGACCTCCAAGCCGTCCGACCGTGTCGAGCTTCGCGTCTACACCGTCATGCAGGACCAGAAGCTCGGCCTGCTCGACCAGATGCTGAAGCAGGAAGAGGGAACCTTCCTCGTCTTCTCCCGCACCAAGCACGGCGCCGACCGCATCTCGAAGAAACTCGAGAAGCTGGGCCACGACGCGGACGTGATCCACGGCGACCGCAGCCAGTCGCAGCGCACCGCTGCTCTGAAGGGCTTTGCCAACGGCCGTCACCGCGTCCTCGTCGCCACCGACGTTGCCGCCCGTGGTATCGACGTGCAGGATATCGCCCATGTCGTCAACTACGACCTGCCCAATGCGTCTGACGACTTCGTTCACCGCATCGGCCGCACTGGCCGCGCCGGCAAGAAGGGCGTAGCCACAACGTTCGTTATGCCCCAGGAGCGTCACGACGCCCGCAAGCTCGAGCGCGAACTGAAGATAAAGTTCGAGTGGCGCGAAGCCGATAAGAACCTTGAGAAGGAGGTCCGCAACGCACCCCTCGACACAACAGCTCAGGGTCAGGACCTCATGCAGCTTGAAACCCGCTCCTGGAAGGGCAACGATCCTGTCACACCGATGACGACGCCCAACGCCAACTACGGCGGCAACAAGAGTGGATTCCGCAGCCGCAACGGCGGTGGAGGTTTCTCTGGTGGACGCAGCTCCGGCGGCCGTGGCCCCGGCGGTCGTCCCAGCAGCAACAGCCGCCCCGGCAGCAGCCGCTCCGGCCCAGCCCGCCGCGGTCAGTAA
- a CDS encoding acyltransferase family protein, whose translation MKLRRITTHGNWIPEIDGLRFVAIAATLFVHILAEMVNRSGQTFSAFAQRNVPELVDRGGRGVLLFFAISGFILAQPFLRQHLLHGQPVSIKAFFKRRLTRLEPPYILCLVLYALVLAIYEHHLFPLLLPLMAHIFYLHNFTSLPPINFVTWSLEVEVQFYILAPVLGLLYAISSTIVRRSAIVSLIAASTAFQYLTHGTASWNLPGQLQFFLVGFLLADLRATRTESTTSRWWDLVSVVVWVAIFALPTSYTSLCLPLLILLAYLATFNGPVSRQIFRTPWIALTGGMCYSFYLMHMMVISIAFRLTRRLLIPSSLPLSFLIQSILLGTCIYLFCTAYFILIERPCMDPKWPHKLASKLSNLSRPRRAVVVETSVENR comes from the coding sequence ATGAAACTTCGCCGCATCACGACGCACGGAAACTGGATTCCCGAAATTGACGGCCTCCGCTTCGTCGCCATCGCCGCCACCTTGTTCGTACATATCCTGGCCGAAATGGTGAACCGCAGCGGTCAAACCTTCTCCGCGTTCGCCCAGAGAAATGTTCCTGAACTTGTCGATCGCGGCGGTCGCGGCGTGCTTCTCTTCTTTGCTATCAGTGGCTTCATCCTCGCGCAGCCTTTTCTCCGCCAGCACCTCCTCCACGGCCAGCCCGTCTCCATCAAGGCCTTCTTCAAACGCCGCCTGACCCGGCTTGAGCCGCCCTACATCCTCTGCCTTGTCCTCTACGCCCTCGTCCTCGCCATCTACGAGCATCACCTCTTCCCGCTTCTCCTGCCCCTGATGGCTCACATCTTCTATCTGCACAACTTCACCAGCCTGCCCCCTATCAACTTCGTTACCTGGAGCCTCGAGGTAGAGGTGCAGTTCTACATCCTCGCCCCCGTCCTCGGACTTCTCTACGCAATCTCTTCCACCATCGTCCGTCGCAGCGCCATCGTCTCGCTTATCGCTGCGAGCACAGCCTTCCAATACCTCACCCACGGCACCGCCTCGTGGAATCTTCCCGGCCAGCTCCAGTTCTTCCTCGTCGGCTTTCTTCTGGCCGACCTCCGCGCCACCCGCACTGAATCCACTACCAGCCGCTGGTGGGACCTCGTCAGTGTGGTCGTCTGGGTCGCTATCTTCGCGCTGCCCACCTCCTACACCTCTCTCTGCCTTCCTCTGCTGATCCTTCTCGCCTACCTCGCCACCTTCAACGGCCCCGTCAGCCGCCAGATCTTCCGCACCCCATGGATCGCTCTCACCGGCGGCATGTGCTACTCCTTCTACCTCATGCATATGATGGTCATCTCCATCGCATTCCGGCTCACCCGCAGGCTTCTCATCCCATCGAGCCTCCCTCTCAGCTTTCTCATTCAGTCCATTCTTCTTGGCACCTGCATCTATCTCTTCTGTACGGCCTACTTCATCCTCATCGAGCGGCCCTGCATGGACCCTAAATGGCCCCACAAGCTCGCCTCAAAGCTCTCCAATCTAAGTCGTCCGCGCAGGGCCGTCGTCGTCGAAACCAGCGTCGAAAACCGCTAG
- the scpB gene encoding SMC-Scp complex subunit ScpB, translating to MSLKAKIEAVIYASEEPVTLAQLAGLLGHEAQAELDHLDSAQHSLALDAVGADSSLTSRAIDEDDLNSEVLAGPASDESGSQVEEQTQEALEARHAEALEHHLHEAAVQEAAHARALREHAAADAAAMSSSDDLEVPVESDGHEVPQTFEASAATEQGSEPSAEPAPADKDDKKLARDAREKERRLREYFRTILDELIADYVTSDRGLEIREVAGGYRLATKPEYHDAVRGFVKSLKPPLKLSLQALETLAVVAYKQPVTAPEVSEIRGVDSGGVLGSLMTRKLVATAGRKQVIGRPILYKTTRDFLLRFGLKDINELPSIEEFEKMAGELSEQEEIPMEHHAPESASDLEREKNQTEPQADGDSNEGESTGETVADEAIVDARLSGLPPNYDTDQVVDGEDSPALDAEIQSEQGHDSEEG from the coding sequence ATGAGCCTTAAAGCAAAGATCGAAGCCGTCATCTACGCCTCAGAAGAACCAGTAACGCTGGCCCAGCTCGCCGGCCTCCTCGGCCACGAAGCCCAGGCCGAGCTCGACCACCTCGACTCCGCTCAGCACTCTCTAGCGCTCGACGCTGTTGGAGCCGACTCCTCTCTGACGTCGCGCGCCATTGACGAAGACGATCTCAACAGCGAGGTGCTCGCTGGTCCTGCTTCGGACGAATCCGGGTCTCAGGTCGAAGAGCAGACGCAGGAAGCGCTCGAGGCACGTCATGCCGAAGCGCTCGAGCATCATCTCCACGAAGCCGCCGTGCAGGAAGCTGCCCACGCCCGTGCGCTGCGCGAACACGCAGCAGCAGATGCCGCTGCCATGAGCTCGTCGGATGACCTTGAAGTTCCAGTCGAGTCCGACGGGCATGAGGTCCCACAGACATTCGAGGCATCGGCCGCAACAGAGCAGGGAAGCGAGCCCTCCGCCGAACCCGCGCCCGCTGACAAGGACGACAAGAAGCTAGCCCGCGATGCCAGAGAAAAAGAGCGCCGTCTCCGCGAATACTTCCGCACCATCCTCGATGAGCTCATCGCCGACTACGTTACCTCCGACCGTGGACTCGAGATTCGCGAGGTCGCCGGCGGCTACCGCCTCGCCACCAAGCCCGAGTACCACGACGCCGTCCGCGGCTTCGTCAAATCCCTCAAGCCGCCGCTGAAGCTCTCGCTCCAGGCCCTTGAGACCCTCGCCGTCGTCGCCTACAAACAGCCCGTGACCGCTCCCGAGGTCTCCGAGATCCGCGGCGTCGACTCCGGCGGCGTTCTCGGCTCTCTAATGACCCGCAAGCTCGTCGCCACCGCGGGTCGCAAACAGGTCATCGGCCGACCCATCCTCTACAAAACCACCAGGGACTTCCTCCTCCGCTTCGGCCTGAAAGACATTAACGAGCTTCCCAGCATCGAAGAGTTTGAGAAGATGGCCGGCGAGCTGTCCGAGCAGGAGGAGATCCCCATGGAGCATCACGCACCCGAATCCGCAAGCGACCTCGAACGAGAGAAGAACCAGACCGAACCCCAGGCCGACGGCGACAGCAACGAAGGCGAGAGCACCGGCGAGACTGTAGCCGATGAAGCCATCGTCGACGCGCGACTCTCCGGCCTGCCCCCCAACTACGACACCGACCAGGTCGTCGACGGCGAAGACTCTCCCGCCCTCGACGCTGAGATCCAAAGCGAGCAAGGGCACGACTCTGAGGAGGGTTAA
- a CDS encoding VIT1/CCC1 transporter family protein, translating into MSENIPNLTEFSEIVGNDKNFVLRIVQPGLAGLMDGSVSTLAPIFATAFATHNSRTVFLIGAASAVGAGISMAFSEGLSDDGKLTGRGNPIFRGLVTGLMTFIGGFLHTLPFLIGNVHTALTWAYAVVGVELVVIALIRHRYFKTSFALSCLQVIVGGGLVFAAGVLIGQS; encoded by the coding sequence ATGTCAGAGAATATTCCCAACCTCACCGAGTTCAGCGAAATCGTCGGCAACGACAAAAACTTTGTCCTGCGCATCGTCCAGCCAGGTCTAGCCGGTCTCATGGACGGCTCCGTCTCCACCCTCGCACCTATCTTCGCCACCGCCTTCGCCACTCACAACTCCCGCACCGTCTTCCTCATCGGCGCGGCATCGGCGGTCGGCGCGGGCATCTCCATGGCCTTCTCCGAGGGTCTCTCCGACGACGGCAAACTCACCGGCCGCGGCAACCCCATCTTCCGCGGCCTCGTCACTGGCCTTATGACCTTCATCGGCGGGTTCCTCCACACGCTCCCGTTTCTCATCGGCAACGTCCACACCGCACTCACCTGGGCCTACGCCGTCGTCGGTGTCGAACTGGTCGTTATCGCGCTCATCCGCCATCGTTACTTCAAGACCAGCTTCGCGCTCTCCTGCCTTCAGGTCATCGTAGGCGGTGGCCTGGTCTTCGCCGCCGGCGTTCTCATCGGCCAGTCCTGA
- a CDS encoding acyltransferase family protein, with protein MAPQARLKALQSKSSAQGRRRRNQRRKPLVVGRNSPKPAAASRFAIDADTELHCRRPPFMQFASRYNPFMSRPSRLQLDFIDGLRAIAALYILFHHALQSTGYFPPALHFMGRGHDVVAIFITISGFCLALPLAQRGNWNLEATRFYRKRMRRILPPYFAAIGVALLVAAFYSYKSHPQDYLGNPLSWSMIVSHLLLVQNWIPSQLTTLDGPLWTIAVECQIYVLFPLLVLLWRYGGRWLTLAVGFVVAHGVFYATHYGGNSNFLFLFVVGMLGAELAFSHQLRRWLGPATLLTVVAYLLFIQRPGSSFVIADILVALSAAFLMAYLTQHRDHWGNKVLGAKPLAWIGTFSYSLYLVHSFPEVIVERWILASKGGIFADSNRNAAILMIFVVSPLAIAASYGFHLVFERPFLTQKRKETEQRLAARV; from the coding sequence ATGGCCCCACAAGCTCGCCTCAAAGCTCTCCAATCTAAGTCGTCCGCGCAGGGCCGTCGTCGTCGAAACCAGCGTCGAAAACCGCTAGTTGTCGGTCGCAATTCTCCAAAGCCGGCTGCAGCCAGCCGCTTCGCTATTGACGCAGACACTGAACTGCACTGTCGACGCCCTCCCTTCATGCAGTTCGCATCCCGTTACAATCCATTTATGTCCAGGCCGAGCAGGCTCCAACTTGACTTTATCGATGGACTTCGCGCTATCGCGGCCTTGTACATCCTCTTTCATCACGCTCTGCAGTCCACGGGATATTTTCCGCCGGCGCTCCATTTCATGGGACGTGGGCACGATGTGGTCGCGATCTTTATCACGATTTCAGGGTTTTGCCTCGCACTTCCCCTTGCTCAACGGGGGAACTGGAACCTCGAGGCCACTCGCTTCTACCGGAAACGAATGCGGCGCATCCTGCCGCCATACTTTGCGGCGATCGGTGTCGCTCTACTGGTAGCCGCGTTCTATAGCTACAAAAGCCATCCTCAAGACTATCTGGGCAATCCCTTGAGTTGGTCGATGATCGTATCGCATTTGTTGTTAGTGCAGAATTGGATTCCATCTCAGCTAACGACACTTGACGGACCCCTCTGGACGATCGCGGTGGAGTGCCAGATTTATGTACTCTTTCCGTTGTTAGTGTTGTTGTGGCGCTACGGAGGGAGATGGCTGACACTCGCAGTGGGTTTTGTCGTGGCTCACGGAGTTTTTTACGCGACCCACTACGGTGGCAACTCAAACTTTCTCTTCCTCTTTGTAGTCGGAATGTTGGGTGCAGAGCTCGCTTTCTCTCATCAACTCAGGAGATGGCTTGGACCCGCCACCCTGCTGACCGTGGTCGCTTATCTCTTGTTTATTCAAAGACCCGGCAGCTCCTTTGTCATAGCAGATATCCTGGTGGCCCTCAGCGCTGCGTTTCTCATGGCATATCTCACTCAGCACCGCGATCACTGGGGGAACAAGGTCCTGGGAGCAAAGCCGCTGGCCTGGATCGGCACCTTTTCGTACAGCCTGTATCTCGTGCACTCATTCCCCGAGGTGATCGTAGAAAGATGGATTCTCGCCTCGAAGGGCGGCATCTTCGCTGATTCCAATAGAAATGCAGCGATCCTAATGATTTTTGTTGTGTCTCCATTGGCTATTGCGGCAAGCTACGGATTTCATCTCGTCTTCGAGCGCCCGTTCCTGACCCAGAAGCGCAAGGAGACGGAACAGAGGCTGGCCGCTAGAGTATGA
- the msrA gene encoding peptide-methionine (S)-S-oxide reductase MsrA — translation MAIEKATFGAGCFWGVETRFGEITGVIDTAVGYEGGSLEHPTYKEVCSDRTGHAEVVQVTFDPSRVSYESLLDAFFALHDPTQVNRQGPDWGTQYRSVIFTHSNEQFAQARAKIAELSAAGSYRKPIATQVVPSTTFWKAEEYHQRYLEKRGMVSCHI, via the coding sequence GTGGCAATTGAAAAAGCAACATTTGGAGCAGGATGTTTTTGGGGAGTAGAGACCCGTTTTGGCGAAATCACAGGTGTTATCGACACAGCCGTAGGATACGAAGGCGGCAGCCTCGAACACCCAACCTATAAAGAAGTCTGTAGCGACCGCACCGGCCATGCGGAGGTCGTCCAAGTTACCTTCGATCCATCTCGCGTCTCCTACGAATCATTGTTGGACGCCTTCTTCGCTCTCCACGATCCCACCCAGGTCAATCGCCAGGGTCCGGACTGGGGCACACAGTATCGCAGCGTCATCTTCACCCATAGCAACGAGCAGTTCGCTCAGGCCCGCGCGAAGATCGCCGAGCTCAGCGCCGCAGGCTCTTACCGTAAACCCATCGCAACCCAGGTCGTTCCTTCCACCACTTTTTGGAAGGCCGAAGAGTATCACCAGAGGTATCTTGAAAAGCGTGGCATGGTGAGCTGCCACATCTAA